Proteins found in one Pseudorasbora parva isolate DD20220531a chromosome 11, ASM2467924v1, whole genome shotgun sequence genomic segment:
- the si:ch211-175m2.4 gene encoding uncharacterized protein si:ch211-175m2.4 isoform X2, producing MPKPAGVMITSAVYQQQNDVLQFLKIKPMALGILEIVIALFGLCLTIWINRLFLLWPPIVFIIIGSLTVLAAHTCKLRLVKSSQILSYVNFAVAVFSLRSHFFFTSGVSCFLLMSCDVLILLFSVAVAATFCPCCCKPKSRPAMVSYMNSDLPVNHIVLMGQPDPSGMAQPVSSVLYMLPSADGQIPPALLPNWGPVTYASPPNYSPVPSTPPPTYDQAALLPNNGPVPNAPPPPYEL from the exons ATGCCAAAACCCGCTGGTGTGATGATAACCTCGGCAGTGTACCAGCAGCAGAATGATGTCTTACAGTTCCTGAAGATCAAGCCAATGGCTTTGGGg ATATTGGAAATCGTGATAGCATTATTTGGACTCTGTTTGACGATCTGGATTAATAGGCTTTTTCTTCTCTGGCCACCAATTGTT TTCATCATAATCGGATCGCTAACAGTCTTGGCTGCGCACACATGTAAACTACGTCTG GTGAAGTCTTCACAAATACTCAGCTATGTGAATTTTGCAGTTGCTGTTTTCTCCCTCCGCTCTCACTTTTTTTTCACTTCG GGTGTGTCCTGCTTTCTCCTaatgtcatgtgatgttttgaTCCTCCTCTTCTCCGTTGCTGTCGCCGCAACCTTCTGTCCCTGCTGTTGCAAACCAAAG TCAAGACCTGCCATGGTCAGCTATATGAATTCGGATTTGCCTGTCAACCATATTGTTTTGATGGGCCAGCCGGACCCCTCTGGAATGGCGCAGCCCGTTAGTTCAGTCCTGTACATGCTGCCATCAGCAGACGGCCAAATCCCACCTGCACTTCTGCCAAACTGGGGTCCCGTCACCTATGCCTCTCCACCAAACTACAGTCCAGTACCATCTACACCTCCACCAACCTACGACCAAGCTGCACTTCTACCAAACAACGGTCCAGTCCCAAATGCACCTCCACCACCATATGAG CTCTGA
- the si:ch211-175m2.4 gene encoding uncharacterized protein si:ch211-175m2.4 isoform X1 → MPKPAGVMITSAVYQQQNDVLQFLKIKPMALGILEIVIALFGLCLTIWINRLFLLWPPIVFIIIGSLTVLAAHTCKLRLVKSSQILSYVNFAVAVFSLRSHFFFTSGVSCFLLMSCDVLILLFSVAVAATFCPCCCKPKSRPAMVSYMNSDLPVNHIVLMGQPDPSGMAQPVSSVLYMLPSADGQIPPALLPNWGPVTYASPPNYSPVPSTPPPTYDQAALLPNNGPVPNAPPPPYEHEDLQAGR, encoded by the exons ATGCCAAAACCCGCTGGTGTGATGATAACCTCGGCAGTGTACCAGCAGCAGAATGATGTCTTACAGTTCCTGAAGATCAAGCCAATGGCTTTGGGg ATATTGGAAATCGTGATAGCATTATTTGGACTCTGTTTGACGATCTGGATTAATAGGCTTTTTCTTCTCTGGCCACCAATTGTT TTCATCATAATCGGATCGCTAACAGTCTTGGCTGCGCACACATGTAAACTACGTCTG GTGAAGTCTTCACAAATACTCAGCTATGTGAATTTTGCAGTTGCTGTTTTCTCCCTCCGCTCTCACTTTTTTTTCACTTCG GGTGTGTCCTGCTTTCTCCTaatgtcatgtgatgttttgaTCCTCCTCTTCTCCGTTGCTGTCGCCGCAACCTTCTGTCCCTGCTGTTGCAAACCAAAG TCAAGACCTGCCATGGTCAGCTATATGAATTCGGATTTGCCTGTCAACCATATTGTTTTGATGGGCCAGCCGGACCCCTCTGGAATGGCGCAGCCCGTTAGTTCAGTCCTGTACATGCTGCCATCAGCAGACGGCCAAATCCCACCTGCACTTCTGCCAAACTGGGGTCCCGTCACCTATGCCTCTCCACCAAACTACAGTCCAGTACCATCTACACCTCCACCAACCTACGACCAAGCTGCACTTCTACCAAACAACGGTCCAGTCCCAAATGCACCTCCACCACCATATGAG CATGAAGATCTACAGGCCGGAAGATGA
- the si:ch211-175m2.5 gene encoding uncharacterized protein si:ch211-175m2.5, with protein sequence MSLRVAFKLIRRCNFGIMYSFSPASRVCVKTAGPPPHTRHSSSRSEVISRYPVPNKKNLPFDIVELMEEVEQKGGFLPNVFKVLAHRPDEFRAFFSYYNALMNKESGGLSKADRELIVVATSAHNHCLYCVVSHSALHRIYSKKPTLADQVAVNYRVADLTAREKAMLDFALTVCRSETITEEHFSTLEAHGFDREDIWDISAIAAFFALSNRMAHLTDMRPNTEFYNMGRMPRDKAKASDGQVKGE encoded by the exons ATGTCGTTACGAGTCGCTTTTAAGCTTATTCGCCGCTGTAATTTTGGGATAATG TACTCATTTTCCCCAGCTAGCAGAGTCTGTGTGAAAACAGCAGGTCCTCCTCCTCACACCCGGCACAGCAGCAGCAGGTCAGAGGTCATCAGTCGCTATCCAGTGCCAAACAAGAAGAACCTGCCGTTTGATATTGTGGAACTGATGGAGGAGGTTGAACAGAAG GGAGGGTTCTTGCCCAATGTCTTCAAGGTTCTTGCCCATCGCCCTGATGAATTTCGGGCTTTCTTCTCTTATTATAATGCCCTCATGAACAAGGAAAGTG GTGGCCTGTCGAAAGCGGATCGGGAGCTGATCGTTGTTGCGACCAGTGCTCACAATCACTGCTTGTATTGTGTGGTATCCCACAGTGCATTGCACCGAATCTATTCCAAAAAACCAACGCTGGCTGATCAG GTTGCAGTTAATTACAGGGTTGCCGATCTGACCGCCCGTGAGAAAGCCATGCTGGATTTTGCTCTGACGGTCTGCAGGAGTGAAACAATAACCGAAGAACACTTCAGTACCCTAGAGGCTCACGGATTTGACCGGGAGGATATTTGGGACATTTCTGCCATTGCTGCCTTCTTTGCCCTGTCCAACCGCATGGCCCATCTGACTGACATGAGACCGAACACAGAGTTTTACAACATGGGTCGAATGCCGAGAGACAAAGCAAAAGCCTCCGATGGGCAGGTCAAGGGCGAATAA